The following DNA comes from Lentibacillus sp. Marseille-P4043.
AATCAATTTGTGCTATTTCCAATGGGGAAGATGGCGTGATGTATGGTAAGGATAATATTACTGTAGAGCGGATCGCAGTAGATTATGAAGGTGTCCATGTGAAAATTCCAGCGTCATTTGGAAACGTGAAAAAGGAATTACAACTGGATATTGGTTTTGGTGATATTATTGTGCCGAAACCACAAGATATGCTCTATCCGACATTGATCAGTGTGAATCCACTGCAAATTCTAGGATATTCAACAGAATCGGTCATAGCTGAAAAATTTGATTCGATTTTATCACTGTCAGCTGATGACAAGATGGCCAATTTGTACGATGTTTACACATTATTAACTGCTAAAAATTTCGATGGACGTGTTTTGTTAGAGGCTGTCTTTGAAACATTTCAAAAAAGAGGTACTCATTTAGAAAGAGAACAGGCTGTATTTTCCCAATCATTTGTCGAGGATGATGCACGGGTTAAACAATGGAACGACTTTGTAGGTCAAATGGGTTCTATGGATGATGACTTGGAATCCCACATGGTAATGAAGGCAATAAGCAATTTTCTATATCCTATTTATCAAGCTATTATTAATGAGAATGAATTCTTTAACGTGTGGAATTGTCAATTGCAGGAGTGGGAATAACCATTTAGGTACATAAAAATAGTATGGGGGCTGACCTCATACTATTTTTATGTTTTTTTATAGTGTTTTCACTTGTCACTACTTAGCATTGCAACCTCAGCTATGGCCACTGAAATTTCTCCTTGTGAATGGATGTTTTAATGTACCTTTGAATTCATTTCCGTAACTTTT
Coding sequences within:
- a CDS encoding nucleotidyl transferase AbiEii/AbiGii toxin family protein, with translation MEEIINIQSSKEEQLRNVAEQNGEAFDSIVMLYLQERLLQRLSVSEYRNKFLLKGDLFLFSITQFKARPVKEMSFLAEQVPNDIPYIKAAFESICAISNGEDGVMYGKDNITVERIAVDYEGVHVKIPASFGNVKKELQLDIGFGDIIVPKPQDMLYPTLISVNPLQILGYSTESVIAEKFDSILSLSADDKMANLYDVYTLLTAKNFDGRVLLEAVFETFQKRGTHLEREQAVFSQSFVEDDARVKQWNDFVGQMGSMDDDLESHMVMKAISNFLYPIYQAIINENEFFNVWNCQLQEWE